A stretch of Lathyrus oleraceus cultivar Zhongwan6 chromosome 6, CAAS_Psat_ZW6_1.0, whole genome shotgun sequence DNA encodes these proteins:
- the LOC127093763 gene encoding extensin, whose translation MAHDKNLGYIKNVVFMLMVLFVTLTLGFEDKVEEEPSSGLLCISECVTCPTICSPPPPKLVSSNSNHPPLSPQTQNPPPPPLLTNAPPFPLITPHPPSSPFLTQTPPPPPLLTSYSPPPSPLLKSYPPPTLSLPPPLLTLAPPSPPTPSIQTSPPPPPLKSSPSSGSSGSAQPQPTVIGGSPHNYPYPYYYYYASSASHFSNHVVPFFVVLLFLHEIFFAC comes from the coding sequence ATGGCTCATGACAAGAATCTAGGATACATCAAAAATGTTGTATTCATGTTAATGGTTTTGTTTGTGACACTAACATTAGGGTTTGAGGACAAAGTTGAAGAAGAGCCTTCAAGTGGTTTATTATGCATTAGTGAATGTGTTACATGTCCTACAATATGTTCACCACCACCTCCTAAACTTGTTTCATCAAATTCAAATCACCCTCCACTTTCACCCCAAACACAAAATCCTCCACCTCCTCCTCTATTAACAAATGCACCCCCTTTTCCACTTATTACACCCCACCCTCCATCTTCTCCATTCCTTACACAAACCCCTCCACCTCCTCCATTATTAACATCATATTCACCTCCTCCTTCTCCACTTCTAAAATCATATCCTCCACCAACACTAAGTCTTCCACCACCATTGTTGACTCTGGCGCCGCCGTCTCCACCAACTCCTTCAATACAAACTTCTCCACCGCCACCGCCTTTGAAATCCTCGCCTTCTTCGGGTTCATCGGGTTCAGCACAACCACAACCTACAGTTATTGGTGGATCACCACATAACTATCCATATCCATATTACTATTATTATGCTTCAAGTGCATCTCATTTTTCTAATCATGTTGTACCTTTCTTTGTTGTACTTTTGTTCCTTCATGAGATATTCTTTGCTTGTTAA